A genomic window from Microbacterium sp. H1-D42 includes:
- a CDS encoding MoxR family ATPase, with amino-acid sequence MSMTPEQAAWFQGTFNRLVENIDKALQGKSDVVGLVVSAMLAEGHVLLEDAPGTGKTSLAKALAATVQGTSSRIQFTPDLLPSDVTGVTIYDQQAHRFEFHKGPIFASIVLADEINRASPKTQSALLEVMEESRVTVDGVTHEAGRPFLVIATQNPVEQAGTYKLPEAQLDRFLIKTSIGYPELAVAERILAGASQRNPSAGLTAVITTGAVADMADLAATVHVESAVLRYTAELAEATRNDPAIRLGVSVRGAIAMIRIAKVWAAAHGRHYVLPDDIKMLARPVWQHRLLLDPEAEFAGTTPDSVIGRVLEGVAAPQARTAA; translated from the coding sequence ATGAGCATGACCCCCGAACAGGCCGCCTGGTTCCAGGGCACCTTCAACCGCCTGGTCGAGAACATCGACAAGGCGCTGCAGGGCAAGAGCGACGTGGTGGGCCTGGTGGTCTCGGCCATGCTGGCCGAAGGCCACGTGCTTCTCGAAGACGCCCCCGGCACCGGCAAGACCAGCCTTGCGAAGGCGCTGGCGGCCACCGTGCAGGGCACCAGCTCGCGCATTCAGTTCACCCCTGACCTGCTGCCCTCCGACGTCACCGGCGTGACGATCTACGATCAGCAGGCGCACCGCTTCGAGTTCCACAAGGGACCGATCTTCGCGTCGATCGTGCTGGCGGACGAGATCAACCGCGCCTCGCCGAAGACGCAGTCGGCTCTGCTCGAGGTGATGGAGGAGTCGCGGGTCACCGTCGACGGCGTCACCCACGAGGCCGGGCGGCCGTTCCTCGTCATCGCGACGCAGAACCCCGTCGAGCAGGCGGGCACGTACAAGCTGCCCGAGGCGCAGCTCGACCGCTTCCTCATCAAGACGTCGATCGGCTACCCCGAACTCGCCGTCGCCGAGCGCATTCTCGCGGGTGCTTCGCAGCGCAACCCGTCTGCCGGCCTCACGGCAGTGATCACCACCGGTGCCGTGGCCGACATGGCCGATCTCGCGGCAACCGTGCACGTCGAATCCGCCGTGCTGCGGTACACCGCTGAGCTCGCAGAGGCGACTCGCAACGATCCCGCCATCCGCCTCGGCGTCTCGGTGCGCGGAGCGATCGCGATGATCCGCATCGCGAAGGTCTGGGCAGCGGCCCACGGGCGTCACTACGTGCTGCCCGATGACATCAAGATGCTGGCGCGGCCCGTGTGGCAGCACCGTCTGCTGCTCGACCCTGAGGCCGAGTTCGCCGGGACCACGCCCGACAGCGTCATCGGTCGCGTTCTGGAAGGTGTCGCGGCTCCGCAGGCGCGAACGGCGGCCTGA
- a CDS encoding Ig-like domain-containing protein, translated as MRAMKWMRKHPKTLASTAGVVIGTVTLTGMAMAYDGLPTTKVDLNDAGVWLTKTSSLMVGHFNSASTVIDGGLRTSGEEFDILQDEKNVLVVDGGNDTVTAVDPAVVALTDSAPIPGDAKVALGGTTTAILDRTSGFLWVKQVSELSGFDLKAADPLVKLGKNADVTVGRDGTVFAVSASKHEVVTAKIDAQGEISTAKSSLSELGKGAQPTITAVGDVPIVLDPVTGVVQTPGGFQTKIDDADAAVLQYPSDAADAVTLATTSRLVHVPLDGGDVQEVSTDSQGNPANPVSLRGCTYGAWAGSGRFVRDCAGDASDVNEKIPGGEKADSLIFRVNRDVIVLNDALTGAAWLADESLQQVDDWSVLTPPEGKEEDEEKTTEETVETTLPDRKEKNTPPTAENDRFGVRPGGTTLLPVVDNDNDPDGDVLVASLAEKQPSVGDVQPILNGGALQIMTDEDASGSATFRYEVDDGRGGKDTADVTVNVHDWSTNGAPKPKRVTKLAVESGGTVSYNVLPDWLDPDGDDVFLRSVTAAAGDEVDFTTDGQITYRAVASLQGRKKIEISVSDSLGKMASGTFYITVKPQGSMDPSTNADHVVTRVGQAVTVSPLSNDTSAGREPLRLTHVDEVKGATVSMDGPNKQLTFQSPTEGTYYVQYLASAGVKSAIGIVRVDVLGKSESEQPPVAVRDVALLPSGKEALIGVLANDSDPAGGVLVVQSVTVPPHSGIAVSVLNHETLRITDQGALSEQVRIRYRISNGTQSAEGDVIVVPIPAASKLLPPTANDDEAFVRVGDVVTIPVLSNDTHPNDDAIHVAPDLIEPLVEPEVGEAFVSQDAVRFRAGTEPGTAYITYEVVDSLGQKDAGYVTVQILPIDKDRNAAPSPRDLTVRTVSGTSANVAIPLDGIDGDGDSVELVGVATAPTKGRISSVAQDHLVYEAFDDSTGVDAFTYIVRDRLGKEGTASIRVGIAPPENMNQAPYAVKDAVVVRPGRSVAVPVLGNDSDPDGDKIALVKDGIELPKVEGLTAEVSGDRVVIDVPDREAETSLQYTIRDARGANATAPVFITVDEDVPLLVPVARDDRVMQSDLKDGLTVDLDILANDEDPDGTVEGLKVAVDAGAELMPDRTVRVTVGEKRQLIKYTITDQDGLSASAFVFVPALKEIPPSVPKAKAVEVKSGETKVLPLKDYVVVTGGGDVRITEAGKVSAVNSDGANLVQDERTLVYTSKDRYFGPDALTFEVTDGTGPDDPNGRKATLTIPIEVLPPENQQPEFVDSQLDVAPGEDATSLDLAGLTTDPDPEDAGKISYSISAQPSKGLSARIEGSTLLVEADSNTRKGTVSTVELRIDDGTTDPVKGQVTVTVAASTRSLPVASPDSVNEADQGETITVPVLENDINPFPETPLKLVASTLESGQATQKIVGDKLEITPDKTFVGVVVVRYRIQDVTEDADREVDGRVTVLVQGIPDAPGQPTVSSIQDRTVVLSWSPPANNGAEITEYTVTSVGGSPYTKTCTSTTCTLDGLTNNVEYTFQVTATNRVGEGPASAASNPPARPDVRPDTPSAPSLVFGDKSLEVSWVTPASSGSPVDSYTLQISPAPPSGSPEKTGVTGNSLVWEGLENGASYTVRVQAHNKAPDPSSFSGWSLAEIPAGPPLAPAQPTTAELAPVGKQAQMDVRWGEPSINGDAIRGYQIQVLRGGTLINTVPAPADARSQAIVVDTSETGYTYKVRAENKAGWGDWSDASAARRGVVAPDAPTGLTAEPKDRAIQVSYQQGDRHGATAGEISIQYRLDGGGWQSNWDGRTITGLNNGTNYRVDVRAVASVSGSTYVGAASNAASANPYGTPRAPTVSAVNAGLGVKLSWNGSNSDNGRPVTVQVSIDGGGWQNVAVSSSTTAGNGYDQTHSIKARAVASPGGNSPESNTASARTDPKPQPKAWTSAGPNSGKCSPDTCYYLRVNVSNFPAGNYALTCLEDGQKFGGGWTSYVPANGYVDTGCWHGGYNSKYALSVRIEGWGTADATRWN; from the coding sequence ATGAGGGCCATGAAGTGGATGCGCAAGCACCCCAAGACTCTCGCGTCGACAGCAGGCGTGGTGATCGGCACCGTCACACTCACAGGCATGGCGATGGCCTACGACGGCCTGCCGACGACGAAGGTCGACCTGAATGACGCCGGTGTGTGGCTGACGAAGACGTCGAGCCTGATGGTGGGGCACTTCAACAGTGCGTCGACGGTGATCGACGGCGGCCTCCGCACCAGCGGCGAGGAATTCGACATCCTGCAGGACGAGAAGAATGTGCTCGTCGTGGACGGCGGCAACGATACCGTCACCGCGGTGGATCCGGCCGTGGTCGCGCTCACCGACAGCGCGCCGATCCCCGGCGATGCGAAGGTCGCGCTCGGCGGCACCACCACAGCCATCCTCGACCGCACTTCTGGCTTTCTCTGGGTGAAGCAGGTCAGCGAGCTCTCCGGGTTCGACCTGAAGGCGGCGGACCCGCTGGTGAAGCTCGGCAAGAACGCCGACGTCACGGTCGGCCGCGACGGCACGGTGTTCGCCGTCTCTGCGAGCAAGCATGAGGTCGTGACCGCGAAGATCGATGCGCAGGGCGAGATCAGCACGGCGAAGTCGTCGCTGAGCGAACTCGGCAAGGGAGCGCAGCCGACGATCACGGCTGTCGGCGACGTGCCCATCGTGCTCGATCCTGTGACGGGAGTGGTGCAGACACCAGGCGGGTTCCAGACGAAGATCGACGATGCGGATGCTGCGGTGCTGCAGTACCCGTCGGATGCAGCGGATGCCGTCACTCTGGCCACCACCTCGCGCCTCGTGCACGTGCCGCTGGACGGCGGCGATGTGCAGGAGGTCTCGACCGACAGCCAGGGCAACCCGGCCAACCCGGTCTCGCTGCGCGGATGCACCTACGGTGCGTGGGCAGGCTCGGGGCGATTCGTGCGCGATTGTGCGGGCGACGCGTCGGACGTGAACGAGAAGATCCCCGGTGGGGAGAAGGCCGACAGCCTGATCTTCCGGGTGAACCGCGACGTCATCGTGTTGAACGACGCGCTGACCGGCGCCGCATGGCTGGCGGACGAGAGCCTGCAGCAGGTCGACGACTGGAGCGTTCTGACTCCGCCGGAGGGCAAGGAGGAGGACGAAGAGAAGACGACCGAGGAGACGGTCGAGACGACTCTGCCCGACCGCAAGGAGAAGAACACCCCGCCGACGGCCGAGAACGACCGCTTCGGTGTGCGTCCAGGCGGAACGACGCTGCTCCCCGTCGTCGACAACGACAACGACCCTGACGGCGATGTGCTGGTCGCCTCGTTGGCTGAGAAGCAGCCGTCGGTCGGCGACGTGCAGCCGATCCTCAACGGCGGCGCGCTGCAGATCATGACGGACGAAGACGCCAGTGGCTCTGCGACGTTCCGCTATGAGGTCGACGACGGCCGCGGCGGCAAGGACACCGCGGACGTGACCGTCAACGTGCACGACTGGAGCACCAACGGCGCACCGAAGCCGAAGCGCGTCACCAAGCTCGCGGTCGAGTCCGGTGGAACCGTTTCGTACAACGTGCTGCCGGACTGGCTCGACCCTGACGGCGATGATGTGTTCCTGCGATCGGTGACGGCGGCAGCCGGAGACGAGGTCGACTTCACCACCGACGGCCAGATCACCTATCGCGCCGTCGCGAGTCTGCAGGGTCGCAAGAAGATCGAGATCTCGGTCTCCGACTCGCTGGGCAAGATGGCGAGCGGCACCTTCTACATCACCGTCAAGCCGCAGGGCTCGATGGACCCGAGCACCAACGCCGACCACGTCGTCACCAGGGTGGGCCAGGCCGTCACGGTCTCTCCGCTGTCGAACGACACCAGCGCCGGGCGCGAGCCCCTGCGTCTCACGCATGTCGACGAGGTCAAGGGCGCCACCGTCTCCATGGACGGCCCGAACAAGCAACTCACGTTCCAGTCCCCCACCGAGGGCACCTACTACGTGCAGTACCTCGCCTCGGCCGGCGTGAAGAGCGCGATCGGCATCGTGCGCGTCGACGTGCTCGGCAAGAGCGAGAGCGAACAGCCTCCCGTGGCAGTGCGCGACGTCGCCCTGCTCCCGAGCGGCAAGGAAGCACTGATCGGGGTGCTCGCGAACGACTCCGATCCGGCGGGCGGCGTACTCGTCGTGCAATCGGTCACCGTCCCGCCGCACAGCGGCATCGCCGTCTCGGTGCTGAACCATGAGACTCTGCGCATCACCGACCAGGGCGCGCTCAGCGAGCAGGTCCGCATCCGGTACCGCATCTCGAACGGCACGCAGAGTGCCGAGGGCGATGTCATCGTCGTGCCGATCCCGGCGGCCTCCAAGCTGCTGCCTCCCACCGCGAACGACGACGAGGCTTTCGTCCGAGTCGGCGACGTGGTCACCATCCCGGTGCTGTCCAACGACACGCACCCGAATGACGATGCGATTCACGTCGCTCCCGACCTGATCGAGCCCCTCGTCGAGCCCGAGGTCGGCGAAGCCTTCGTCTCTCAGGACGCCGTGCGCTTCCGCGCCGGCACCGAACCGGGAACCGCGTACATCACGTATGAGGTCGTCGACTCGCTTGGTCAGAAGGACGCCGGCTACGTGACCGTGCAGATCCTGCCCATCGACAAGGACCGCAACGCCGCGCCGAGCCCGCGCGACCTGACAGTGCGCACCGTGAGCGGAACGTCCGCGAATGTCGCGATCCCACTGGACGGCATCGATGGCGATGGTGACTCGGTCGAACTGGTGGGTGTCGCGACCGCCCCGACCAAGGGCCGCATCTCCAGCGTCGCGCAGGACCACCTCGTCTACGAGGCGTTCGACGACTCGACCGGTGTGGACGCCTTCACCTACATCGTGCGCGACCGGCTCGGCAAGGAGGGCACCGCGAGCATCCGCGTCGGCATCGCCCCGCCCGAGAATATGAACCAGGCACCGTACGCCGTGAAGGATGCCGTGGTCGTCCGTCCTGGACGATCGGTGGCCGTGCCGGTGCTCGGCAACGACTCCGACCCGGACGGCGACAAGATCGCCCTCGTCAAGGACGGCATCGAGCTGCCCAAGGTCGAGGGCCTCACCGCCGAGGTATCGGGCGACCGCGTGGTCATCGATGTGCCCGACCGCGAGGCCGAGACGTCGCTGCAGTACACGATCCGAGACGCACGAGGAGCGAACGCGACAGCGCCCGTGTTCATCACCGTGGACGAGGACGTGCCGCTGCTGGTGCCCGTCGCCCGAGACGACCGCGTGATGCAGTCCGACCTCAAGGACGGACTGACCGTCGACCTCGACATCCTCGCCAATGACGAGGATCCTGATGGCACGGTCGAAGGGCTGAAGGTCGCCGTCGATGCGGGCGCGGAGCTCATGCCGGATCGCACTGTGCGCGTCACAGTGGGCGAGAAGCGCCAGCTCATCAAGTACACGATCACCGATCAGGATGGCCTGTCGGCCTCGGCATTCGTCTTCGTGCCGGCGTTGAAGGAGATCCCGCCCTCGGTCCCCAAGGCCAAGGCCGTCGAGGTCAAGAGCGGCGAGACCAAGGTGCTGCCGCTCAAGGACTACGTCGTCGTCACCGGCGGTGGCGACGTGCGCATCACCGAAGCCGGCAAGGTGAGCGCGGTGAACTCCGACGGTGCCAACCTGGTGCAGGACGAGCGCACGCTCGTGTACACGTCGAAGGACCGCTACTTCGGACCCGACGCGCTGACCTTCGAGGTCACCGACGGCACCGGGCCGGACGACCCGAACGGTCGCAAGGCCACCCTGACGATCCCGATCGAGGTGCTGCCGCCAGAGAACCAGCAGCCCGAGTTCGTCGACAGCCAGCTCGACGTCGCGCCCGGTGAGGATGCCACGTCGCTCGACCTGGCCGGACTCACCACCGATCCCGATCCCGAGGATGCCGGCAAGATCAGCTACTCGATCTCCGCTCAGCCCTCCAAGGGACTGTCAGCGCGCATCGAAGGCAGCACGCTGCTCGTCGAGGCGGATTCGAACACGCGCAAGGGCACCGTCTCCACTGTCGAGCTCCGCATCGACGACGGCACGACGGACCCCGTCAAGGGACAGGTCACGGTGACAGTCGCCGCCTCGACCCGCAGCCTGCCGGTGGCCAGCCCCGACTCGGTCAACGAGGCCGATCAGGGCGAGACGATCACCGTCCCCGTGCTCGAGAACGACATCAATCCGTTCCCCGAGACGCCGTTGAAGCTCGTGGCCTCGACGCTGGAGAGCGGCCAGGCAACGCAGAAGATCGTCGGCGACAAGCTGGAGATCACCCCGGACAAGACCTTCGTCGGGGTGGTGGTGGTGCGCTATCGCATCCAGGACGTCACCGAGGACGCCGACCGTGAGGTCGACGGCCGCGTGACCGTGCTGGTCCAGGGCATCCCCGATGCCCCTGGCCAGCCCACAGTCTCGAGCATCCAGGACCGCACCGTCGTGCTGTCGTGGTCGCCCCCCGCGAACAATGGCGCCGAGATCACCGAGTACACCGTGACCTCGGTCGGCGGCAGCCCGTACACCAAGACGTGCACGTCGACGACGTGCACGCTGGACGGTCTGACCAACAACGTCGAGTACACCTTCCAGGTCACAGCCACCAACCGGGTGGGCGAGGGGCCGGCGTCTGCGGCCTCCAACCCGCCGGCGCGGCCCGACGTTCGGCCCGACACCCCCAGCGCGCCGTCGCTGGTGTTCGGCGACAAGTCGCTGGAGGTGTCGTGGGTCACGCCGGCGTCTTCCGGATCCCCGGTGGATTCGTACACGCTGCAGATCTCGCCGGCACCGCCGTCCGGATCCCCGGAGAAGACCGGGGTGACAGGCAACTCGCTGGTCTGGGAAGGACTCGAGAACGGCGCGAGCTACACGGTCCGTGTGCAGGCACACAACAAGGCGCCGGATCCGTCGAGTTTCAGCGGATGGTCGCTCGCCGAGATCCCGGCAGGTCCGCCACTCGCACCGGCCCAGCCGACGACGGCCGAGCTGGCGCCGGTCGGCAAGCAGGCGCAGATGGACGTCCGATGGGGCGAGCCGTCGATCAACGGTGACGCGATCCGCGGTTACCAGATCCAGGTCCTGCGTGGCGGAACTCTGATCAACACCGTGCCGGCCCCGGCGGATGCCAGGTCCCAGGCCATCGTGGTCGACACCAGCGAGACCGGCTACACCTACAAGGTCCGCGCCGAGAACAAGGCCGGCTGGGGAGACTGGAGCGACGCCTCCGCTGCACGCCGCGGCGTCGTGGCGCCGGATGCGCCCACCGGGCTCACCGCCGAACCCAAGGATCGTGCGATCCAGGTCAGTTACCAACAGGGTGATCGCCACGGTGCGACGGCCGGTGAGATCAGCATCCAGTACCGGCTCGACGGTGGCGGCTGGCAGAGCAACTGGGATGGCAGGACCATCACCGGGCTGAACAACGGCACGAACTACCGGGTCGACGTGCGGGCAGTTGCGTCCGTCAGCGGCTCGACCTATGTCGGAGCAGCGTCGAACGCCGCGTCCGCGAACCCGTACGGCACACCGCGTGCGCCGACGGTGTCGGCCGTGAACGCCGGACTCGGCGTGAAGCTCAGCTGGAACGGCAGCAACTCCGACAACGGCCGCCCAGTGACCGTGCAGGTCAGCATCGATGGCGGAGGCTGGCAGAACGTCGCCGTCTCCAGCTCGACGACGGCCGGCAACGGCTACGACCAGACGCACTCGATCAAGGCGCGTGCGGTCGCGAGCCCCGGTGGGAATTCGCCGGAATCGAATACCGCGTCGGCTCGCACAGATCCGAAGCCGCAGCCTAAGGCCTGGACCAGCGCCGGCCCCAACTCGGGCAAGTGCTCGCCGGACACCTGCTACTACCTGCGGGTCAACGTCAGCAACTTCCCGGCAGGCAACTACGCGCTGACGTGCCTCGAGGACGGACAGAAGTTCGGAGGCGGATGGACGTCCTACGTCCCCGCGAACGGCTACGTCGACACCGGATGCTGGCACGGCGGCTACAACAGCAAGTACGCGCTCTCGGTGCGCATCGAAGGCTGGGGCACAGCCGACGCCACTCGATGGAATTAG
- a CDS encoding DNA-3-methyladenine glycosylase I, with protein MSSLLTASDGLARCGWVGNDDEYRRYHDEEWGRPLHGDRSLFEKMALEGFQAGLSWITILRKRPRFREVFAGFDPEIVAAFGPDDVERLMSDAGIIRNRAKIEATISNAAIVRDMADGDLDALMWSFAPVRDAATASDRPRPRELGDVPAVTSESTALSKALRARGFRFVGPTTMYALMQSAGMVDDHVEGCWRAQDS; from the coding sequence ATGAGCTCGCTGCTCACCGCCTCAGACGGCCTCGCCCGCTGCGGCTGGGTCGGCAACGACGACGAGTATCGCCGGTACCACGATGAGGAGTGGGGGCGGCCGCTGCACGGCGACAGGTCGCTGTTCGAGAAGATGGCGCTGGAGGGGTTCCAGGCCGGTCTCAGCTGGATCACGATCCTGCGCAAGCGCCCCCGCTTCCGCGAGGTGTTCGCCGGGTTCGATCCCGAGATCGTCGCCGCATTCGGCCCCGACGACGTCGAGCGCTTGATGTCGGATGCCGGGATCATCCGCAACCGCGCGAAGATCGAGGCCACGATCTCGAACGCCGCGATCGTCCGCGACATGGCGGACGGCGACCTGGACGCCCTGATGTGGTCTTTTGCACCGGTGCGTGACGCTGCGACAGCATCCGACCGCCCTCGGCCACGCGAACTCGGCGACGTCCCCGCCGTCACCTCGGAATCGACGGCGCTCAGCAAGGCTCTTCGGGCGCGCGGCTTCCGCTTCGTCGGGCCGACGACGATGTACGCGCTGATGCAATCCGCGGGAATGGTGGACGACCACGTCGAGGGCTGCTGGCGCGCGCAGGACTCCTGA
- a CDS encoding cupin domain-containing protein: MTNVTQIGALDAWGGDKGKHFIEKEIGAQFAGISVNTTEPGGESPYWHSHARLEEIYIVIDGRGEIVLDDEVVPLEAGTVVRAAPGVMHALRCLPDSPTALRWLCVRSAGMALADVGRDAELDKDRPYPWNA, from the coding sequence ATGACGAACGTGACGCAGATCGGCGCCCTCGACGCCTGGGGCGGGGACAAGGGCAAGCACTTCATCGAGAAGGAGATCGGCGCACAGTTCGCCGGCATCTCGGTGAACACCACCGAGCCCGGCGGGGAGTCGCCGTACTGGCACTCGCACGCTCGACTCGAGGAGATCTACATCGTCATCGACGGCCGCGGCGAGATCGTTCTCGACGACGAGGTCGTGCCACTCGAAGCGGGTACGGTCGTTCGCGCGGCTCCGGGCGTGATGCACGCGCTGCGCTGCCTGCCCGACAGCCCCACCGCCCTGCGCTGGCTGTGCGTGCGCTCCGCAGGAATGGCCCTGGCGGATGTCGGCAGGGACGCCGAACTCGACAAGGACCGCCCGTACCCCTGGAATGCCTGA
- a CDS encoding acyl-CoA dehydrogenase — protein MVDAAVRPASTSNQSEPHIDVERVNDLLLGTWADIRRQSRELIKDSAFWRDDSLGMHEHRERVLSQLHLLVQNRAVHRAFPKKFGGEANNGANVAGFEEMVAADPSLQIKAGVQWGLFGSAVLQLGTDEHHEKWLPGIMSLEIPGAFAMTEIGHGSDVAAVGTTATYDPATEEFVINTPFRGATKEFLGNAALHGIAATVFAQLITNGVNHGVHCFYVPLSDEDGDDLPGITREDDGLKGGLNGIDNGRLSFDHIRVPRTNLLNKYGDVAADGSYTSSIDSPGRRFFTMLGTLVQGRVSLDGAASWASALGLHIAITYATQRRQFDGANGQETVLLDYGKHQRRLLPRLATTYAQLFAHDEFLQKFDGVFSGRTDTPDDREDLETLAAALKPLSTWHALDTLQEAREACGGAGFMFENRLVGLRADLDIYVTFEGDNNVLLQLVGKRLLTDFAAQFKDKDAAALARYAALQTAGKVFHGAGLRQFGQAVADLGSTARSVEYGLREEQQHELLADRVEQMVADIAGRLRPAGKDKVLGEKLFNENQAELIEAARAHGELLQWEAFTDAVNTVPEEDQGTKEVLTWLRDLFGLQLIEKHLAWYLINGRLSAQRAASVSRYIDRLCQRLRPHALDLVNAFGWEPEHVRAPIASGAEQQRQDEAREHYAALQASGEAPVSEKALHKKKQKRA, from the coding sequence TGCACGAGCACCGTGAGCGCGTGCTCTCGCAACTGCACCTGCTGGTGCAGAACCGCGCCGTGCACCGCGCGTTCCCGAAGAAGTTCGGCGGCGAAGCGAACAACGGCGCGAACGTCGCCGGCTTCGAGGAGATGGTGGCGGCAGACCCCAGTCTGCAGATCAAGGCGGGCGTGCAGTGGGGACTGTTCGGCTCTGCGGTGCTGCAGCTGGGCACGGACGAGCACCACGAGAAGTGGCTGCCAGGCATCATGAGCCTCGAGATTCCAGGGGCGTTCGCGATGACCGAGATCGGCCACGGCTCCGACGTGGCGGCCGTCGGCACCACGGCCACCTACGACCCGGCCACCGAGGAGTTCGTCATCAACACGCCGTTCCGCGGCGCGACCAAGGAGTTCCTCGGCAACGCCGCGCTGCACGGCATCGCGGCGACCGTGTTCGCGCAGCTCATCACGAACGGCGTCAACCACGGCGTGCACTGCTTCTATGTGCCTCTGAGCGACGAGGACGGCGACGACCTGCCGGGGATCACGCGCGAGGACGACGGGCTCAAGGGCGGACTGAACGGCATCGACAACGGCCGGCTCTCCTTCGACCACATCCGCGTTCCGCGGACGAACCTGCTGAACAAGTACGGCGACGTCGCCGCCGACGGCAGCTACACCAGCTCGATCGACAGCCCTGGCCGCCGCTTCTTCACGATGCTCGGCACGCTCGTGCAGGGTCGGGTGTCGCTCGACGGCGCCGCCTCGTGGGCATCTGCGCTCGGCCTGCACATCGCGATCACCTACGCCACGCAGCGCCGCCAGTTCGACGGCGCCAACGGCCAGGAGACCGTGCTGCTCGACTACGGCAAGCACCAGCGTCGCCTGCTGCCGCGCCTGGCGACGACCTACGCGCAGCTGTTCGCGCACGACGAGTTCCTGCAGAAGTTCGACGGCGTCTTCTCGGGACGCACCGACACCCCCGACGACCGTGAGGATCTCGAGACGCTCGCTGCGGCACTCAAGCCGCTGTCGACCTGGCATGCGCTGGACACCCTGCAGGAGGCGCGTGAGGCCTGCGGCGGCGCCGGCTTCATGTTCGAGAACCGCCTGGTCGGGCTGCGCGCCGATCTCGACATCTACGTGACGTTCGAGGGCGACAACAACGTGCTGCTGCAGCTGGTCGGCAAGCGGCTGCTCACCGACTTCGCCGCGCAGTTCAAGGACAAGGATGCTGCGGCGCTCGCGCGCTACGCCGCACTGCAGACCGCTGGCAAGGTCTTCCACGGCGCGGGGCTCCGCCAGTTCGGTCAGGCCGTCGCCGACCTCGGCTCCACCGCACGCTCCGTCGAGTACGGCCTGCGCGAAGAGCAGCAGCACGAGCTGCTGGCCGACCGGGTCGAGCAGATGGTCGCCGACATCGCCGGCCGCCTGCGCCCGGCAGGCAAGGACAAGGTCCTCGGCGAGAAGCTGTTCAACGAGAACCAGGCCGAGCTCATCGAAGCCGCGCGCGCCCACGGCGAGCTGCTGCAGTGGGAGGCGTTCACCGACGCCGTCAACACCGTCCCAGAAGAGGATCAGGGCACGAAGGAGGTGCTCACGTGGCTGCGCGACCTGTTCGGACTGCAGCTGATCGAGAAGCACCTGGCCTGGTACCTGATCAATGGGCGCCTGTCGGCCCAGCGGGCAGCATCCGTCTCGCGCTACATCGACCGCCTCTGCCAGCGACTGCGGCCGCACGCCCTCGACCTGGTGAACGCGTTCGGCTGGGAGCCGGAGCACGTGCGCGCACCCATCGCGAGCGGCGCTGAGCAGCAGAGGCAGGATGAGGCGCGTGAGCACTACGCGGCGCTGCAGGCATCCGGAGAAGCGCCGGTGTCAGAGAAGGCTCTGCACAAGAAGAAGCAGAAGCGCGCCTGA